A genomic segment from Nicotiana sylvestris chromosome 1, ASM39365v2, whole genome shotgun sequence encodes:
- the LOC138877424 gene encoding uncharacterized protein, which yields MISNIAESLNAVTKYVRELPIVELLEYMRTLLERWMKEKLLKAKGTFTYLGFKFNKELDDNRTLSHKLRVRALTDYIHTVLDGVRCYIICLENKRCSCRQFQLDKLPCPHALAALRQRDESFEQYCSPYYTRVNLLRTYEIPVNPLPDESKWNVPQHITEEVVNPPKEGKMKPGRPQKERYKTYDE from the exons ATGATATCAAATATTGCAGAGTCGTTGAATGCTGTAACAAAATATGTAAGAGAGCTGCCGATAGTAGAACTATTAGAGTATATGAGGACCCTTCTTGAACGTTGGATGAAGGAAAAGTTATTGAAAGCAAAGGGTACATTCACATACCTTGGGTTTAAATTCAACAAAGAGTTGGATGACAACAGAACATTGTCGCACAAACTTAGA GTGAGGGCTTTAACAGACTACATCCATACAGTACTAGATGGTGTGAGGTGCTATATTATTTGTCTTGAAAATAAGAGATGTAGTTGTAGGCAATTCCAGCTTGACAAACTTCCTTGTCCACATGCTTTGGCTGCTTTAAGACAAAGGGATGAGTCTTTTGAACAATATTGTTCTCCTTATTACACAAGGGTGAACCTCTTGCGTACTTATGAAATACCAGTAAATCCCCTGCCTGATGAAAGCAAATGGAATGTGCCACAACATATAACTGAAGAAGTAGTAAATCCACCTAAAGAAGGAAAAATGAAGCCAGGAAGACctcaaaaagaaagatacaaaacatATGATGAATAA